Proteins encoded within one genomic window of Miscanthus floridulus cultivar M001 unplaced genomic scaffold, ASM1932011v1 fs_839_2_3, whole genome shotgun sequence:
- the LOC136533292 gene encoding BTB/POZ and TAZ domain-containing protein 3-like → MECLEFDSSDFFLDGDAIDCPLEIHLESNSSAGAKAAPDHSRNAQLHRSNAPDPPPLPGTSYDARRSSRKAKACRRVPEGVVDSWDKLFLRGYQSDLRVSTDDGTEILSHSCVLGVLSPVLRAMLEEAKLKDDFRCVRISGAPSEAVRVFIRFLYSSRFEQEQMKKHVLHLLVLSHVFSVPSLKIVCIDQLERSFLAPDNVVDMLQLARLCDAPRLSLVCTRMIIGDFKTISLTDGWKVMRRVNPSMEQELLESLVEADTRRQERAKRMEERKVYLQLYEAMEALVHICRDGCRTIGPRDQALKGSLAAACKFPACKGIELLVRHFSTCRVRVPGGCANCKRMWQLLELHSRMCFTPDTCKVPLCRHFKEKMRNLGRKEETKWNLLVCKVLGSRGTMGFMPERRKNASILTSAGSCHVAPLAGPM, encoded by the exons ATGGAATGCCTTGAGTTTGATTCTTCTGATTTCTTCCTGGACGGAGATGCGATCGACTGCCCTCTGGAAATCCATCTTGAGTCCAATAGTTCGGCAGGCGCCAAAGCTGCGCCGGATCATAGCCGGAATGCTCAGCTTCATCGCAGCAATGCCCCTGATCCACCACCCTTGCCTGGAACCTCTTATGACGCGCGGAGAAGTTCTAGGAAGGCAAAGGCTTGTCGCCGTGTCCCTGAAGGCGTCGTCGATTCCTGGGACAAGCTGTTCTTGCGGGGATACCAATCTGATCTTCGTGTTTCGACAGACGACGGCACTGAAATTCTGTCGCATTCCTGTGTTCTT GGTGTCCTATCTCCTGTTCTGAGAGCTATGTTGGAGGAAGCTAAATTGAAAGATGATTTTCGGTGTGTCCGTATTTCTGGCGCGCCTTCAGAAGCAGTCCGTGTTTTCATCAGATTTCTTTACTCTTCACG TTTTGAGCAGGAACAGATGAAGAAGCACGTTCTGCATTTGCTTGTGCTCTCCCATGTTTTCTCGGTGCCATCTCTGAAGATTGTCTGCATCGACCAACTCGAGAGGAGTTTCCTTGCTCCTGACAACGTGGTAGACATGCTGCAACTTGCCAGATTGTGTGATGCGCCCCGGCTCTCGCTTGTCTGTACCCGGATGATCATTGGGGATTTCAAGACCATCTCTCTGACGGATGGGTGGAAAGTAATGAGACGGGTCAATCCGAGTATGGAACAGGAGCTGCTCGAGTCTCTTGTCGAAGCTGATACA AGAAGGCAGGAAAGAGCTAAAAGGATGGAGGAAAGGAAGGTCTATCTGCAACTGTACGAAGCCATGGAGGCGCTTGTCCACATATGCCGAGACGGATGCAGGACGATCGGGCCTCGAGATCAAGCGCTCAAGGGCAGTCTAGCAGCTGCCTGCAAGTTTCCGGCCTGCAAGGGCATCGAGCTGCTCGTGCGCCACTTCTCGACCTGCAGAGTTCGGGTGCCTGGTGGCTGTGCCAACTGCAAGCGGATGTGGCAGCTCCTTGAGCTGCATTCCCGCATGTGTTTCACCCCGGACACCTGCAAGGTTCCTCTCTGCAG GCATTTTAAGGAGAAAATGCGGAATCTGGGGAGGAAGGAAGAGACCAAATGGAACCTTTTGGTGTGCAAGGTGCTGGGGAGCAGAGGAACAATGGGTTTTATGCCTGAAAGGAGAAAAAATGCATCAATCCTAACATCAGCTGGGAGTTGCCACGTGGCTCCACTTGCAGGACCTATGTGA